A genomic stretch from Arachis stenosperma cultivar V10309 chromosome 3, arast.V10309.gnm1.PFL2, whole genome shotgun sequence includes:
- the LOC130969058 gene encoding uncharacterized protein LOC130969058 isoform X1: MYVLQNLVSTLVTPLCSVTSYCIPRASILLMSDKEIAFLSLHSFLLSLFGLTSKLSLPSRMLTICLMLGLNCGSQRVHAIPSLINLSSSFPLYSPLSLLSANSFQLALGVYTARSGPKTRPGPEGFWMAKGLTRSDPGRTRGKTMKPRKDMKPGPGHGSGHPDPARWPGHIYNNTKHTHYRFEIRERGLGHIQISVTPFYFPFTASLRAQRLRLTPTPPVPSPHSPLRHRQSPLPTAQADLVTPDLIFSPHGPFLVSQHAATHQAVAHSSRSRLFSTFLVPPQLPAKVFVRLTTVTTYGAALLLGDVKFFSNTAPPLLCSASPAPSAPLSSPVFFSGLLLSTGGRVLDVFRSSLSPLMAEALICTQSWLCPSKQQVGDQEFDQFDSSQKIVEGFTNASTSQGTS; this comes from the exons ATGTatgttttacaaaatttagTTTCCACTTTGGTTACTCCATTGTGTTCTGTAACTTCTTACTGTATTCCTAGAGCTTCGATTCTTCTAATGAGTGACAAAGAAATTGCATTTCTTTCTCTCCATTCTTTCCTGCTCTCTTTGTTCGGTTTGACGAGTAAGCTGTCCTTGCCATCAAGGATGCTTACAATTTGCCTCATGCTTGGCCTTAATTGTGGGTCACAGCGGGTGCATGCGATTCCTAGTCTTATCAATCTCAGCAGTTCTTTCCCATTGTACTCTCCATTGAGTCTTTTGTCTGCTAATTCCTTCCAATTGGCATTAGGGGTGTACACGGCCCGGTCCGGCCCGAAGACCCGGCCCGGGCCCGAAGGATTTTGGATGGCAAAGGGTCTGACCCGAAGTGACCCGGGGAGGACCCGGGGAAAAACAATGAAACCAAGAAAGGATATGAAGCCGGGACCGGGCCATGGCTCGGGTCACCCGGACCCGGCCCGGTGGCCCGGCCATATATACAATAATACAAAACACACACATTACAGATTTGAAATTAGGGAAAGGGGGCTAGGGCACATTCAGATTTCAGTCACTCCATTCTATTTTCCATTCACTGCCTCCCTCAGAGCTCAGCGACTGAGGCTCACTCCCACACCCCCAGTTCCCAGTCCCCACTCCCCACTCCGGCACCGGCAGTCCCCACTCCCCACGGCACAAGCTGATCTGGTAACCCCTGACCTCATCTTCTCTCCACACGGGCCATTCCTAGTCTCGCAGCACGCAGCCACGCACCAGGCAGTCGCCCACTCCTCTCGTTCTCGTCTCTTCTCAACCTTCCTTGTTCCACCCCAGTTACCGGCGAAGGTCTTCGTTCGACTGACGACGGTGACGACCTATGGTGCTGCCCTGCTTCTCGGTGATGTGAAGTTCTTCTCTAATACTGCCCCGCCGTTGCTCTGCTCTGCTAGTCCTGCTCCTTCTGCTCCGCTCTCTTCTCCGGTCTTCTTCTCAGGTCTTCTTCTCAg CACTGGTGGACGTGTGCTTGATGTCTTCCGCAGCTCTTTGTCACCATTAATGGCCGAAGCTTTGATATGCACTCAAAGTTGGTTGTGCCCTTCGAAACAACAAGTTGGAGATCAAGAGTTTGATCAATTTGATAGTAGTCAGAAGATTGTTGAAG GTTTTACTAATGCATCCACATCACAAGGAACAAGTTGA
- the LOC130969058 gene encoding uncharacterized protein LOC130969058 isoform X2: MHDALWVYTARSGPKTRPGPEGFWMAKGLTRSDPGRTRGKTMKPRKDMKPGPGHGSGHPDPARWPGHIYNNTKHTHYRFEIRERGLGHIQISVTPFYFPFTASLRAQRLRLTPTPPVPSPHSPLRHRQSPLPTAQADLVTPDLIFSPHGPFLVSQHAATHQAVAHSSRSRLFSTFLVPPQLPAKVFVRLTTVTTYGAALLLGDVKFFSNTAPPLLCSASPAPSAPLSSPVFFSGLLLSTGGRVLDVFRSSLSPLMAEALICTQSWLCPSKQQVGDQEFDQFDSSQKIVEGFTNASTSQGTS, translated from the exons ATGCATGATGCATTGT GGGTGTACACGGCCCGGTCCGGCCCGAAGACCCGGCCCGGGCCCGAAGGATTTTGGATGGCAAAGGGTCTGACCCGAAGTGACCCGGGGAGGACCCGGGGAAAAACAATGAAACCAAGAAAGGATATGAAGCCGGGACCGGGCCATGGCTCGGGTCACCCGGACCCGGCCCGGTGGCCCGGCCATATATACAATAATACAAAACACACACATTACAGATTTGAAATTAGGGAAAGGGGGCTAGGGCACATTCAGATTTCAGTCACTCCATTCTATTTTCCATTCACTGCCTCCCTCAGAGCTCAGCGACTGAGGCTCACTCCCACACCCCCAGTTCCCAGTCCCCACTCCCCACTCCGGCACCGGCAGTCCCCACTCCCCACGGCACAAGCTGATCTGGTAACCCCTGACCTCATCTTCTCTCCACACGGGCCATTCCTAGTCTCGCAGCACGCAGCCACGCACCAGGCAGTCGCCCACTCCTCTCGTTCTCGTCTCTTCTCAACCTTCCTTGTTCCACCCCAGTTACCGGCGAAGGTCTTCGTTCGACTGACGACGGTGACGACCTATGGTGCTGCCCTGCTTCTCGGTGATGTGAAGTTCTTCTCTAATACTGCCCCGCCGTTGCTCTGCTCTGCTAGTCCTGCTCCTTCTGCTCCGCTCTCTTCTCCGGTCTTCTTCTCAGGTCTTCTTCTCAg CACTGGTGGACGTGTGCTTGATGTCTTCCGCAGCTCTTTGTCACCATTAATGGCCGAAGCTTTGATATGCACTCAAAGTTGGTTGTGCCCTTCGAAACAACAAGTTGGAGATCAAGAGTTTGATCAATTTGATAGTAGTCAGAAGATTGTTGAAG GTTTTACTAATGCATCCACATCACAAGGAACAAGTTGA